A single region of the Plantactinospora soyae genome encodes:
- a CDS encoding permease prefix domain 1-containing protein, which produces MTPVIDDYVAAVGSGLRGAARLRADMLTEIRDALVDAAESHQRDGAGTPEAERLAVQEFGSARRIAAGLQNVLAVDQARRTAGLLLAVLGTQYLTTELMGRTGGWEQLWGANEPGGAYLWLARATDVFSGLALTSAVVAVVLLRWGLRHVGIHLVVARLTAVLASVVIGTTLLCGSLLTVLPPEAGGVGLLVGGLVWLTLSALVLASAWHCWRAAAPHQEFRPPGQLVGS; this is translated from the coding sequence GTGACGCCCGTTATCGACGACTACGTCGCCGCCGTGGGTTCGGGGCTGCGGGGCGCCGCCCGACTCCGCGCGGACATGCTGACCGAGATCCGCGACGCGCTGGTCGACGCTGCCGAGAGCCACCAACGGGACGGGGCCGGTACGCCCGAGGCGGAGCGGCTCGCCGTACAGGAGTTCGGGTCGGCGCGGCGGATCGCGGCGGGACTGCAGAACGTACTGGCCGTGGACCAGGCCCGGCGTACGGCGGGACTGCTGCTCGCCGTACTCGGCACCCAGTACCTGACGACCGAACTGATGGGCCGGACAGGTGGCTGGGAGCAACTGTGGGGCGCCAACGAGCCGGGTGGGGCGTACCTGTGGCTGGCGCGGGCGACGGATGTCTTCTCCGGGCTCGCCCTCACCAGCGCCGTCGTCGCGGTCGTCCTGCTGCGCTGGGGGCTGCGCCACGTGGGGATCCACCTGGTCGTGGCGCGGCTGACCGCCGTACTCGCCTCGGTGGTGATCGGGACGACGCTGCTCTGCGGCAGCCTGCTGACCGTGCTGCCGCCCGAGGCCGGCGGTGTCGGGCTGCTCGTGGGCGGGCTGGTCTGGCTGACGTTGTCTGCCCTGGTGCTCGCCTCCGCCTGGCACTGCTGGCGGGCGGCGGCACCGCACCAGGAGTTCCGGCCGCCGGGCCAACTCGTCGGGTCGTAA
- a CDS encoding chromosomal replication initiator protein DnaA has translation MSDGDYGHQPPAGYQPPGGYPSPAGSEPAGSYRASGDDQSPDSYPAPDSYQRPVSGPPPREYQPSADDQPAGGYQRPAGYPAPGDHQSPGGYPAPGGYQSPGGYQSSGSYPAPGGYQSPGGYQSPAGYPAPGRYLPPGSYPPPPGYPPPPGYPAPGGYPPPGGYPGPGGYPGAGGPVPPARRSWRPWVVVGTVLMLLLCATPLVAGAVVLARTDSAKPGAGAGTAAASPEPGDAPTVTRDWLGDRVMGLLDKQAAALLGGDENGYLALAQAGTPLSRQLRREFRTLRTMKVTKWQPELHGKLVRLDEPGTWRADLVVQHCFVTPDCELNEITIVTRWRDAAGQPQLTAIDPPSGPDRPRPWETDELVASIGDRTLVATPRAFRDRLPELLREAEKAAKVADRYAVDGSPPDRYLIFYAGPNEWKLWYGGDRPEWTAGYAVPVGDEQYDLVLNSKGLAPGQYGDLMRHELTHASSLSGAGRIDGDAWWLVEGVAENAAAGGQPANRYQGLRDVERLVDAGWDGKLEDVAPDDESEDWQVGGSYGVGYLAVRHLVDRFGDEKVLKFFELVVHDGRSETDASQEAFGVAWTTLHDDCVEYVRKTAS, from the coding sequence GTGAGTGACGGGGACTACGGGCATCAGCCGCCGGCCGGATACCAGCCACCCGGCGGTTATCCGTCGCCGGCCGGATCCGAGCCGGCCGGTAGTTACCGAGCCTCCGGCGATGACCAGTCTCCGGACAGCTACCCGGCACCGGACAGCTACCAGCGGCCGGTCAGCGGCCCGCCGCCGCGCGAGTACCAGCCGTCCGCCGACGACCAGCCGGCCGGCGGCTACCAGCGGCCCGCCGGCTACCCGGCTCCGGGGGATCACCAGTCCCCAGGCGGCTACCCGGCTCCGGGCGGTTACCAGTCTCCGGGCGGTTACCAGTCCTCGGGAAGCTACCCAGCCCCGGGCGGCTACCAGTCCCCGGGCGGGTATCAGTCGCCCGCCGGTTACCCGGCGCCGGGCAGGTACCTCCCGCCCGGCAGCTATCCGCCGCCACCCGGTTATCCGCCGCCGCCCGGCTATCCGGCTCCGGGTGGCTATCCGCCGCCCGGCGGCTACCCGGGGCCGGGCGGTTATCCCGGTGCCGGTGGCCCGGTGCCGCCCGCCCGGCGCTCGTGGCGACCGTGGGTGGTGGTCGGGACGGTGCTCATGCTCCTGCTCTGCGCGACGCCGCTGGTTGCCGGGGCGGTCGTGCTCGCCCGGACCGACTCGGCGAAACCGGGCGCCGGGGCCGGCACGGCGGCGGCCAGCCCGGAGCCCGGTGACGCGCCCACCGTCACCCGGGACTGGCTCGGGGACCGGGTGATGGGCCTGCTCGACAAGCAGGCGGCCGCGTTGCTCGGCGGCGACGAGAACGGATACCTCGCGCTCGCCCAGGCGGGCACGCCGCTGTCACGGCAGCTCCGGCGGGAGTTCCGGACCCTGCGGACGATGAAGGTCACCAAGTGGCAGCCGGAGCTGCACGGCAAGCTGGTCCGGCTGGACGAGCCCGGCACCTGGCGGGCGGACCTCGTCGTCCAGCACTGCTTCGTGACCCCGGACTGCGAGCTCAACGAGATCACGATCGTCACCCGGTGGCGGGACGCGGCCGGCCAGCCGCAGTTGACCGCGATCGACCCGCCGAGCGGCCCGGACCGGCCACGTCCGTGGGAGACCGACGAACTGGTCGCGTCGATCGGCGACCGGACGCTGGTCGCCACGCCCCGGGCCTTCCGGGACCGGCTGCCCGAACTGCTGCGCGAGGCCGAGAAGGCGGCCAAGGTCGCCGACCGGTACGCGGTGGACGGCTCGCCGCCGGACCGGTACCTGATCTTCTACGCCGGCCCGAACGAGTGGAAGCTCTGGTACGGCGGCGACCGTCCGGAGTGGACCGCCGGCTACGCGGTGCCGGTCGGCGACGAGCAGTACGACCTGGTGCTCAACTCGAAGGGACTGGCCCCCGGCCAGTACGGCGATCTGATGCGGCACGAGTTGACCCACGCGTCCTCGCTCTCCGGCGCCGGCCGGATCGACGGCGACGCGTGGTGGCTGGTCGAGGGGGTGGCGGAGAACGCCGCGGCCGGTGGTCAGCCGGCGAACCGCTACCAGGGGTTGCGCGATGTCGAGCGGCTGGTCGACGCCGGTTGGGACGGCAAGCTCGAGGACGTGGCGCCGGACGACGAGTCGGAGGACTGGCAGGTCGGCGGCAGCTACGGGGTCGGCTACCTGGCGGTCCGGCACCTCGTCGACCGGTTCGGCGACGAGAAGGTGCTCAAGTTCTTCGAACTCGTGGTGCACGACGGCAGGTCGGAGACGGATGCCTCGCAGGAGGCGTTCGGCGTGGCCTGGACGACACTGCACGACGACTGCGTGGAGTACGTCCGCAAGACCGCCTCCTGA
- a CDS encoding efflux RND transporter periplasmic adaptor subunit, giving the protein MRRASPPRLSAVTRPRRPVTSATLIAVSVLFGLSAASCEEDGDVGLASAERTSVAELVDASASVTARAAATLSAPADGTLTELRVSPGDRVKSGQVLAVITSPSARNRLAKARQARDAARRAGRGIGGAGDLSRLRRGTDRAAAQAFDAARKAADNLTDPRHRAVLLAQVRAAQRQYEAASEVAGDAVRAVQRGVAGLNSAVRALSEAQRLQAEQAYDLAKATVDALVLRAPIGGVVQFGGPAPAGGSGSADALAGLLGATGGLGAPTGIDPAGLLGGGTPTAPVAGVDGAVPVGGRVSAGTAVLTVVDLTDLGLVADVDETDVLLVTEGVPGTVELDAAPGATYPAGVRSVDVLPTASSRGGVSYRVRLSLGPGRFADGRAAPAPRPGMSAVVRLRVREATDAVTVPAAAVHFAEGRDAVWLVRDGIAERVPVTVGVQGQDLVQIVSGVQPGQQVVVTGADQVRTGERVR; this is encoded by the coding sequence GTGCGCCGTGCCTCTCCGCCGCGCCTGTCCGCAGTAACGCGGCCCCGTCGACCAGTCACCTCCGCCACCCTGATCGCCGTCAGCGTCCTGTTCGGCCTCTCCGCCGCCTCGTGTGAGGAGGACGGCGACGTCGGGCTGGCCAGCGCCGAACGGACCAGCGTCGCCGAACTGGTCGACGCGTCGGCCAGCGTGACGGCGCGGGCCGCCGCCACGCTCAGCGCCCCCGCCGACGGCACGCTGACCGAGCTGCGGGTGAGCCCGGGTGATCGGGTGAAGTCGGGCCAGGTCCTCGCCGTCATCACCTCGCCCTCGGCCCGGAACCGGCTGGCCAAGGCCCGGCAGGCGCGCGATGCGGCCCGACGTGCGGGGCGGGGGATCGGCGGTGCCGGTGACCTGTCCCGGCTGCGCCGGGGCACCGACCGGGCGGCGGCACAGGCGTTCGACGCCGCCCGCAAGGCCGCCGACAATCTCACCGATCCGCGCCACCGGGCCGTACTGCTCGCCCAGGTCCGGGCCGCGCAGCGGCAGTACGAGGCGGCGTCCGAGGTCGCCGGGGATGCGGTCCGCGCCGTCCAGCGTGGCGTCGCCGGGCTGAACTCCGCCGTACGCGCGCTCTCCGAGGCGCAGCGGTTGCAGGCCGAGCAGGCGTACGACCTGGCGAAGGCGACGGTGGACGCACTCGTGCTGCGGGCGCCGATCGGCGGCGTGGTGCAGTTCGGCGGGCCCGCCCCGGCCGGCGGCTCCGGCTCAGCCGATGCGCTGGCCGGTCTGCTCGGGGCGACCGGTGGGCTCGGTGCACCGACCGGGATCGACCCGGCCGGGCTGCTCGGCGGCGGCACCCCGACCGCGCCCGTGGCCGGGGTGGACGGCGCCGTACCGGTCGGCGGGCGGGTGAGCGCGGGAACGGCCGTACTCACCGTGGTCGACCTGACCGACCTGGGGCTGGTGGCCGACGTCGACGAGACCGACGTGCTGCTGGTGACCGAGGGGGTGCCGGGGACGGTCGAACTCGACGCCGCTCCCGGCGCCACCTATCCGGCCGGGGTCCGTTCGGTCGACGTACTGCCGACCGCGTCCAGCAGGGGTGGCGTCTCGTACCGGGTACGGCTCTCGCTCGGCCCGGGGCGGTTCGCCGACGGGCGGGCCGCGCCCGCGCCACGACCCGGAATGAGCGCGGTGGTCCGGCTGCGGGTCCGGGAGGCCACGGACGCGGTGACGGTACCGGCGGCGGCGGTGCACTTCGCCGAGGGGCGGGACGCGGTGTGGCTGGTCCGGGACGGGATCGCCGAACGGGTGCCGGTCACGGTCGGCGTACAGGGGCAGGACCTGGTGCAGATCGTCAGCGGCGTACAGCCGGGCCAGCAGGTGGTGGTGACCGGAGCCGACCAGGTGCGTACCGGAGAGCGGGTGCGGTGA
- a CDS encoding ABC transporter ATP-binding protein produces MSRREAEPASDRTRGGRPGVAVEAVELGRTYDLGGTSVAALRGVSLTIAAGDYVAIVGPSGSGKSTLMHLLGGLDQPTSGRLTIGGRDVATLDAGELATLRNETIGFVFQSFHLLPRTSAVDNVALPLVYRGISGRRRRNLAAAMLGRVGLGHRLDHRPNQLSGGEQQRVAIARALVTDPVVLLADEPTGNLDSGTGESVLSLLEDLNASSGVALVLVTHDREVAARARRQIVLRDGVVVVPPADDPGTATVVPAARRGPEIVDPAPSAEPRRASGSDSGHPFGGSGGATGATERRGESPAADESSTEGPAAGQRCDRSTGAGPGSGS; encoded by the coding sequence GTGAGCCGTCGCGAGGCGGAACCGGCGTCCGACCGGACCCGGGGCGGCCGGCCGGGGGTCGCCGTCGAGGCGGTCGAGCTGGGCCGGACGTACGACCTGGGCGGGACGTCGGTGGCCGCGCTGCGCGGGGTGTCGCTGACCATCGCGGCCGGCGACTACGTGGCGATAGTCGGGCCGTCCGGATCGGGCAAGTCGACGCTGATGCACCTGCTTGGCGGGCTGGACCAGCCGACCAGCGGCCGGCTCACGATCGGTGGCCGGGACGTGGCCACGCTGGACGCCGGGGAGCTGGCGACCCTGCGCAACGAGACGATCGGCTTCGTGTTCCAGTCGTTCCACCTGCTGCCCCGGACCTCCGCGGTCGACAACGTGGCGCTGCCGCTGGTCTACCGGGGAATCAGTGGCCGCCGGCGCCGGAACCTGGCAGCGGCGATGCTGGGCCGGGTCGGGCTCGGCCACCGGCTCGACCACCGGCCGAACCAGCTCTCCGGCGGCGAGCAGCAGCGGGTGGCGATCGCCCGCGCCCTGGTCACCGATCCGGTGGTGCTGCTCGCCGACGAGCCGACCGGCAACCTCGACAGCGGAACGGGCGAGTCGGTGCTGAGCCTGCTCGAAGACCTGAATGCCAGCTCAGGGGTGGCGCTCGTGCTGGTCACCCACGACCGGGAGGTCGCCGCGCGGGCGCGCCGGCAGATCGTTCTGCGGGACGGCGTCGTCGTCGTACCACCAGCCGACGATCCGGGTACGGCGACGGTCGTGCCAGCGGCACGTCGGGGGCCTGAGATAGTAGATCCCGCTCCCAGCGCGGAGCCCCGACGAGCGTCCGGAAGCGACTCGGGGCACCCGTTCGGTGGCTCCGGTGGCGCCACCGGAGCCACCGAACGCCGCGGGGAGAGCCCGGCCGCCGACGAGAGCTCGACCGAGGGCCCGGCCGCCGGGCAGCGGTGCGACCGGTCGACCGGCGCCGGCCCGGGAAGTGGGTCGTGA
- a CDS encoding ABC transporter permease — protein MRIAEAWRVALDALSANRLRSMLTMLGVVIGVAAVVVLVAIGTGAKREVEQQVEGLGSNLLIVVPGRIDFGAAPAVSRLSLADVEAVNRVVGDPQRVAVTVTSGETVRAGTRSAFTTVQGVLETTPQVFVRELDRGAYLTGSDVDTSRRVAVLGATVATALFGDREPVGQQVAIAGVRFRVVGVFAPLGQSLGVDRDAEVHIPVTAAHRLYGTQRIDGIAVKAPDREKISELGDRIVAELSRRHPDTEFSAVTQEQILGVLGDILGVLTGVLAAIAGISLLVGGVGVSNIMLVSVRERTREIGLRKAVGARPRDIGIQFLLEAVLLTALGGVLGMALGVGAALLVSALSPVPAAVTWWSLALAFGVSAAVGIVFGVVPAQRAGRLDPVIALRAE, from the coding sequence GTGAGGATCGCCGAGGCCTGGCGGGTCGCCCTGGACGCGCTCTCGGCCAACCGGCTGCGCAGCATGCTCACCATGCTCGGCGTGGTCATCGGGGTGGCCGCGGTGGTGGTACTGGTCGCCATCGGCACCGGCGCCAAGCGCGAGGTGGAGCAGCAGGTCGAGGGGCTCGGGTCGAACCTGCTCATCGTGGTGCCCGGCCGGATCGACTTCGGCGCGGCACCGGCGGTGTCCCGGCTCTCGCTGGCCGACGTCGAGGCGGTGAACCGGGTGGTCGGCGATCCGCAGCGGGTCGCGGTCACCGTCACCTCCGGCGAGACGGTACGCGCCGGCACCCGCTCCGCGTTCACCACCGTGCAGGGCGTGCTGGAGACCACGCCCCAGGTGTTCGTCCGGGAGCTGGACCGGGGCGCCTACCTGACCGGGTCCGACGTGGACACGTCCCGCCGGGTGGCGGTGCTCGGCGCGACGGTGGCGACCGCGCTCTTCGGCGACCGGGAGCCGGTCGGCCAGCAGGTGGCGATCGCGGGCGTACGGTTCCGGGTGGTCGGGGTCTTCGCTCCGCTCGGCCAGAGCCTGGGGGTGGACCGGGACGCCGAGGTGCACATCCCGGTGACCGCCGCGCACCGGCTGTACGGCACCCAGCGGATCGACGGGATCGCGGTCAAGGCCCCGGACCGGGAGAAGATCTCCGAACTCGGCGACCGGATCGTCGCTGAGTTGTCCCGCCGGCATCCCGACACCGAGTTCAGCGCGGTGACCCAGGAGCAGATTCTCGGCGTACTCGGGGACATTCTCGGGGTGCTGACCGGCGTACTGGCCGCGATCGCCGGGATCTCGCTGCTGGTCGGCGGCGTCGGCGTCTCCAACATCATGCTGGTCTCGGTACGGGAGCGGACCCGGGAGATCGGCCTGCGCAAGGCGGTCGGAGCCCGGCCCCGGGACATCGGGATCCAGTTCCTGCTGGAGGCGGTGTTGCTGACCGCCCTGGGCGGGGTGCTCGGGATGGCGCTGGGCGTCGGCGCCGCGTTGCTGGTGTCGGCCCTTTCCCCGGTGCCGGCCGCCGTCACCTGGTGGTCGTTGGCGCTCGCGTTCGGGGTCTCGGCGGCGGTCGGGATCGTCTTCGGGGTGGTCCCGGCGCAGCGGGCCGGGCGGTTGGACCCGGTAATCGCCCTCCGTGCCGAATGA
- a CDS encoding helix-turn-helix domain-containing protein has translation MAGSPQSDGRMPEVRFLTVAEVATLMRVSKMTVYRLVHSGELTAVRVGRSFRVPEHAVHEYLRGAFQETA, from the coding sequence ATGGCAGGATCACCACAGTCCGACGGCCGAATGCCGGAGGTCAGGTTCCTGACCGTCGCCGAGGTGGCGACGCTCATGCGGGTGTCGAAGATGACGGTCTACCGGCTCGTGCACTCCGGCGAGCTGACGGCGGTCCGGGTGGGTCGGTCGTTCCGGGTGCCCGAGCACGCCGTGCACGAGTACCTGCGCGGTGCCTTTCAGGAGACCGCCTGA
- a CDS encoding 30S ribosomal protein bS22, whose amino-acid sequence MGSVVKKRRKRMAKKKHRKLLRKTRVQRRRLGK is encoded by the coding sequence ATGGGCTCGGTGGTCAAGAAGCGCCGCAAGCGTATGGCCAAGAAGAAGCACCGCAAGCTGCTGCGCAAGACCCGCGTCCAGCGTCGCCGTCTCGGCAAGTGA
- a CDS encoding lysophospholipid acyltransferase family protein has protein sequence MSDDGTGGGRNSADRAGRLGVPPKDDATDLDRPARRNGHVPGPVRPAVTDRPGDVWDQRVAAGLAFLRRRLSGQYEVDEFGFDPELTEQVFHPVLRRLYRDWFRTEVFGVQNLPVDGAGLVVGNHSGTVAMDAMVLSAVLHDQHPRHRFLRLLGADLVFRMPVVSELVRKSGGTVACNPDAERLLGRGELVGVFPEGFKGVGKLYADRYKLQRFGRGGFVSAALRTGTPIIPVAIVGAEETYPMLADIKPLARLLKLPYFPLTPTFPWLGPLGAVPLPSKWLIEFCPPIPTDHLVDSADDPLVVFNLADQVRETIQQTVHKLLEQRPDPFGP, from the coding sequence ATGAGTGACGACGGCACCGGTGGCGGTCGGAACTCGGCGGACCGGGCCGGGCGGCTCGGCGTACCGCCGAAGGACGACGCGACGGACCTGGACCGGCCGGCGCGGCGCAACGGACACGTGCCGGGGCCGGTACGCCCGGCGGTGACCGACCGGCCCGGCGACGTCTGGGACCAGCGGGTCGCGGCCGGACTGGCGTTCCTGCGCCGGCGGCTGTCCGGCCAGTACGAGGTCGACGAGTTCGGCTTCGACCCCGAGCTGACCGAACAGGTCTTCCATCCGGTGCTGCGGCGGCTCTACCGCGACTGGTTCCGGACCGAGGTCTTCGGCGTGCAGAACCTGCCGGTCGACGGTGCCGGACTGGTGGTCGGCAACCATTCCGGAACGGTCGCGATGGACGCGATGGTGCTCTCTGCGGTGCTGCACGACCAACACCCCCGGCACCGCTTCCTACGCCTGCTCGGTGCCGACCTGGTCTTCCGGATGCCGGTGGTCTCCGAGCTGGTACGCAAGAGCGGCGGCACGGTGGCGTGTAACCCCGACGCGGAGCGCCTGCTGGGCCGGGGTGAACTGGTCGGCGTCTTCCCCGAGGGCTTCAAGGGCGTCGGCAAGCTCTACGCCGACCGCTACAAGCTGCAACGCTTCGGCCGGGGCGGATTCGTCTCCGCCGCGTTGCGCACCGGTACGCCGATCATCCCCGTCGCGATCGTCGGCGCCGAGGAGACGTACCCGATGCTCGCCGACATCAAGCCGCTGGCCCGGCTGCTCAAGCTGCCGTACTTCCCGCTGACGCCGACCTTCCCGTGGTTGGGCCCGCTCGGGGCTGTGCCGCTGCCGAGCAAGTGGCTGATCGAGTTCTGCCCGCCGATCCCGACCGACCATCTGGTCGACTCCGCCGACGATCCGCTGGTCGTCTTCAACCTGGCCGACCAGGTACGGGAGACCATCCAGCAGACCGTGCACAAGTTGCTGGAGCAGCGCCCCGACCCGTTCGGCCCCTGA
- a CDS encoding HAD family hydrolase, producing the protein MARTRKVTVSTDEHGHTAGWSSTGLDTTLPVPAGPADDGAAGFFDVDNTVMRGASIYWFARGLASRNYFTTSDLVRFAWQQLRFRVLATEHAGNMSQAKEAALAFVAGWRVEDVERLTEEIFDELMAPRIWAGTRALAQQHLDAGQRVWLVTAAPVEIGRVIAIRLGLTGAIGTVAEIHDGVYTGRLVGDLMHGPAKADAVVQLATVEGLDLDRCAAYSDSANDLPMLSAVGRAVAINPDGALLRVARDRGWSVYDFRTGRKAARIAVPSTVAAGALAGAVTAGLAMRRRWQTR; encoded by the coding sequence GTGGCCCGCACCCGCAAGGTGACGGTCAGCACCGACGAACACGGCCACACCGCGGGTTGGTCGTCGACGGGGCTGGACACCACGCTGCCCGTACCGGCCGGTCCCGCCGACGACGGTGCCGCCGGCTTCTTCGACGTCGACAACACGGTGATGCGGGGCGCCTCCATCTACTGGTTCGCCCGCGGCCTGGCCTCCCGGAACTACTTCACCACCTCCGACCTGGTCCGGTTCGCCTGGCAGCAGCTGCGGTTCCGGGTACTCGCCACCGAGCACGCCGGCAACATGTCGCAGGCCAAGGAGGCGGCGCTGGCGTTCGTGGCCGGTTGGCGGGTCGAGGACGTCGAACGACTCACCGAGGAGATCTTCGACGAGCTGATGGCCCCGAGGATCTGGGCCGGCACCCGGGCCCTGGCCCAGCAGCACCTGGACGCCGGGCAGCGGGTCTGGCTGGTCACCGCGGCCCCGGTCGAGATCGGCCGGGTCATCGCGATCCGACTCGGGCTCACCGGCGCGATCGGCACGGTCGCCGAGATCCACGACGGTGTCTACACCGGCCGCCTCGTCGGCGACCTGATGCACGGGCCGGCCAAGGCGGACGCGGTGGTGCAGCTCGCCACGGTGGAAGGCCTCGACCTCGACCGGTGCGCCGCGTACAGCGACTCCGCCAATGATCTTCCGATGCTCTCCGCCGTCGGTCGGGCGGTCGCGATCAACCCGGACGGCGCCCTGCTCCGGGTCGCCCGGGACCGGGGCTGGTCGGTGTACGACTTCCGGACCGGCCGGAAGGCGGCCAGGATCGCCGTACCGTCGACCGTCGCCGCCGGTGCTCTGGCGGGTGCGGTGACCGCCGGCCTCGCCATGCGACGGCGCTGGCAGACCAGGTGA